Proteins found in one Lagopus muta isolate bLagMut1 chromosome 18, bLagMut1 primary, whole genome shotgun sequence genomic segment:
- the EXOC7 gene encoding exocyst complex component 7 isoform X9, whose protein sequence is MALCVSAHAQRPLPLPRWRRGGDRPEAGCASGVPLWSAAPAPHGTMIPTEEMSARRREIEDKLKQEEETLSFIKESLEKSDQLTKNMVSILSSFESRLMKLENSIIPVHKQTENLQRLQENVEKTLSCLDHVISYYHVAKDTEKIIKEGPTGRLEEYLNCMDKIQKAVEYFQDNNPDSPELNRVKSLFERGKESLESEFRSLMTRHTKPVPPILILDLISGEDEMDTQEEMSLEHLPESVLHDVIRISGWLVENGRNQDFMTVYFQIRSVQLDRSIKGLKDHFRKNSSSTGVPYSPAIQNKRKDTPTKKPIKRPGRDDVFDIEIDAYIHCVSAFVKLAQSEYQLLTEIVPEHHQKKTFDSLIQESLDNLIMEGDNIVSAARKAIIRHDYSAVLTIFPILKHLKQMKPEFDQVLQGTAAGTKNKLPGLITSMETTGAKALEEFADNIKNDPDKEYNMPKDGTVHELTSNAILFLQQLLDFQETAGAMLASQETSSSASSYSSEFSRRLLSTYICKVLGNLQLNLLSKSKVYEDPALSAIFLHNNYNYILKSLEKSELIQLVAVTQKTAERSYRELIEQQIQTYQRSWLKVTDYISERNLPVFQPGVKLKDKERQMIKERFKGFNDGLEELCKIQKAWAIPDVEQRDKIRRAQKTIVKESYGAFLSRYSNVPFTKNPEKYIKYQVDQVGEMIEKLFDTSA, encoded by the exons ATGGCACTTTGCGTTTCTGCGCATGCGCAACGTCCCTTGCCGCTCCCAAGATGGCGCCGTGGCGGTGACCGGCCGGAAGCGGGCTGTGCGAGCGGGGTTCCTCTGTGGAGCGCGGCCCCGGCGCCCCACGGCACGATGATCCCCACCGAGGAGATGTCGGCCCGCAGGAGGGAGATCGAGGACAAGCTGAAGCAG GAAGAAGAAACTCTGTCCTTTATCAAAGAGAGTCTTGAGAAGAGCGACCAGCTCACAAAGAACATG GTTTCTATCCTTTCCTCCTTTGAAAGTCGTTTGATGAAGCTGGAGAACTCGATCATCCCTGTCCATAAACAGACAGAGAATCTACAGCGCTTGCAGGAGAACGTGGAGAAAACCTTGTCCTGCTTGGATCACGTCATCAGTTACTACCATGTGGCTAAGGACACAGAGAAGATCATAAAGGAAGG cccCACTGGGAGGCTGGAGGAGTACTTGAATTGCATGGACAAAATCCAGAAAGCAGTGGAATACTTCCAGGACAACAATCCAGACAGCCCGGAGCTGAACCGTGTG AAATCCCTCTTTGAGAGGGGAAAAGAGTCCTTGGAATCAGAGTTCCGCAGCTTGATGACACGGCACACCAAACCTGTCCCACCCATCCTCATCCTGGACCTGATCAGTGGGGAAGATGAAATGGACACGCAGGAGGAGATGTcactggagcacctcccagAGAGCGTCCTGCACGACGTCATCCGCATTTCTGGCTGGCTGGTGGAAAATGGCAGGAATCAAG ATTTCATGACAGTGTACTTCCAAATCCGTTCAGTCCAGCTCGACCGCTCCATCAAGGGGCTGAAAGACCACTTCCGTAAGAACAGCTCTTCTACAGGGGTCCCCTATTCCCCTGCCATCCAGAACAAAAGGAAGGACACTCCCACCAAAAAGCCAATCAAGAGACCAG GGAGGGATGATGTGTTCGACATCGAGATCGATGCGTATATTCACTGTGTGAGTGCCTTTGTCAAACTGGCCCAGAGTGAGTACCAGCTCCTGACAGAAATCGTCCCAGAGCACCACCAGAAGAAGACTTTTGATTCCCTCATCCAG GAATCATTAGATAACTTGATCATGGAGGGCGATAACATTGTCTCAGCAGCCCGGAAAGCCATCATCCGACACGACTATTCAGCTGTGCTCACCATCTTCCCCATCCTCAAGCACCTGAAGCAGATGAAGCCAGAATTTGACCAGGTCTTGCAG GGAACTGCAGCAGGCACAAAGAACAAACTGCCAGGGCTGATCACTTCCATGGAGACAACTGGTGCGAAGGCACTGGAAGAGTTTGCTGACAACATTAAG AATGATCCAGACAAGGAATATAACATGCCAAAAGATGGGACAGTTCACGAACTCACCAGCAAC gCCATCCTTTTCCTACAGCAATTGTTGGATTTCCAGGAGACAGCAGGTGCCATGCTGGCATCTCAAG agaccAGCTCTTCAGCTAGTAGTTACAGTTCGGAGTTCAGCAGGCGGCTGCTGAGTACCTACATCT GCAAAGTGCTGGGCAACTTGCAGCTTAACCTTCTTAGTAAATCCAAGGTTTATGAAGACCCAGCTTTGAGTGCCATTTTTCTGCACAACAACTACAACTACATTCTGAAATCTCTGGAGAA GTCTGAGCTGATCCAGTTGGTAGCTGTGACACAGAAGACAGCTGAGAGATCTTACAGGGAGCTCATTGAACAGCAGATCCAGACCTACCAGCGCAG CTGGTTAAAGGTGACAGATTACATCTCGGAGAGAAATCTGCCTGTCTTTCAACCAGGAGTGAAG CTCAAGGATAAGGAGAGGCAGATGATCAAGGAGCGCTTTAAG GGCTTTAATGatgggctggaggagctgtgcaAGATCCAGAAAGCCTGGGCAATCCCAGACGTGGAGCAGCGGGACAAAATTCGGCGGGCACAGAAAACCATTGTGAAAGAGTCCTATGGTGCCTTCCTGAGCAG gtATAGCAATGTGCCCTTCACCAAGAACCCTGAGAAGTACATCAAATACCAGGTCGACCAGGTGGGAGAGATGATTGAAAAGCTGTTTGACACATCAGCATAA
- the EXOC7 gene encoding exocyst complex component 7 isoform X1 has product MALCVSAHAQRPLPLPRWRRGGDRPEAGCASGVPLWSAAPAPHGTMIPTEEMSARRREIEDKLKQEEETLSFIKESLEKSDQLTKNMVSILSSFESRLMKLENSIIPVHKQTENLQRLQENVEKTLSCLDHVISYYHVAKDTEKIIKEGPTGRLEEYLNCMDKIQKAVEYFQDNNPDSPELNRVKSLFERGKESLESEFRSLMTRHTKPVPPILILDLISGEDEMDTQEEMSLEHLPESVLHDVIRISGWLVENGRNQDFMTVYFQIRSVQLDRSIKGLKDHFRKNSSSTGVPYSPAIQNKRKDTPTKKPIKRPGTIRKAQNLLKQYSQHGLDGKKGASNLIPMEGHEHDLRVKHLSDTLSDKHGPVAGRDDVFDIEIDAYIHCVSAFVKLAQSEYQLLTEIVPEHHQKKTFDSLIQESLDNLIMEGDNIVSAARKAIIRHDYSAVLTIFPILKHLKQMKPEFDQVLQGTAAGTKNKLPGLITSMETTGAKALEEFADNIKNDPDKEYNMPKDGTVHELTSNAILFLQQLLDFQETAGAMLASQVLGDTYNIPLDPRETSSSASSYSSEFSRRLLSTYICKVLGNLQLNLLSKSKVYEDPALSAIFLHNNYNYILKSLEKSELIQLVAVTQKTAERSYRELIEQQIQTYQRSWLKVTDYISERNLPVFQPGVKLKDKERQMIKERFKGFNDGLEELCKIQKAWAIPDVEQRDKIRRAQKTIVKESYGAFLSRYSNVPFTKNPEKYIKYQVDQVGEMIEKLFDTSA; this is encoded by the exons ATGGCACTTTGCGTTTCTGCGCATGCGCAACGTCCCTTGCCGCTCCCAAGATGGCGCCGTGGCGGTGACCGGCCGGAAGCGGGCTGTGCGAGCGGGGTTCCTCTGTGGAGCGCGGCCCCGGCGCCCCACGGCACGATGATCCCCACCGAGGAGATGTCGGCCCGCAGGAGGGAGATCGAGGACAAGCTGAAGCAG GAAGAAGAAACTCTGTCCTTTATCAAAGAGAGTCTTGAGAAGAGCGACCAGCTCACAAAGAACATG GTTTCTATCCTTTCCTCCTTTGAAAGTCGTTTGATGAAGCTGGAGAACTCGATCATCCCTGTCCATAAACAGACAGAGAATCTACAGCGCTTGCAGGAGAACGTGGAGAAAACCTTGTCCTGCTTGGATCACGTCATCAGTTACTACCATGTGGCTAAGGACACAGAGAAGATCATAAAGGAAGG cccCACTGGGAGGCTGGAGGAGTACTTGAATTGCATGGACAAAATCCAGAAAGCAGTGGAATACTTCCAGGACAACAATCCAGACAGCCCGGAGCTGAACCGTGTG AAATCCCTCTTTGAGAGGGGAAAAGAGTCCTTGGAATCAGAGTTCCGCAGCTTGATGACACGGCACACCAAACCTGTCCCACCCATCCTCATCCTGGACCTGATCAGTGGGGAAGATGAAATGGACACGCAGGAGGAGATGTcactggagcacctcccagAGAGCGTCCTGCACGACGTCATCCGCATTTCTGGCTGGCTGGTGGAAAATGGCAGGAATCAAG ATTTCATGACAGTGTACTTCCAAATCCGTTCAGTCCAGCTCGACCGCTCCATCAAGGGGCTGAAAGACCACTTCCGTAAGAACAGCTCTTCTACAGGGGTCCCCTATTCCCCTGCCATCCAGAACAAAAGGAAGGACACTCCCACCAAAAAGCCAATCAAGAGACCAG GCACGATCCGTAAGGCTCAGAACCTTCTGAAACAGTACTCTCAGCATGGTCTAGATGGGAAAAAGGGGGCCTCTAACCTCATTCCTATGGAAG GTCATGAGCATGACTTACGAGTTAAACACCTTTCCGATACCCTGAGCGACAAGCATGGGCCGGTTGCTG GGAGGGATGATGTGTTCGACATCGAGATCGATGCGTATATTCACTGTGTGAGTGCCTTTGTCAAACTGGCCCAGAGTGAGTACCAGCTCCTGACAGAAATCGTCCCAGAGCACCACCAGAAGAAGACTTTTGATTCCCTCATCCAG GAATCATTAGATAACTTGATCATGGAGGGCGATAACATTGTCTCAGCAGCCCGGAAAGCCATCATCCGACACGACTATTCAGCTGTGCTCACCATCTTCCCCATCCTCAAGCACCTGAAGCAGATGAAGCCAGAATTTGACCAGGTCTTGCAG GGAACTGCAGCAGGCACAAAGAACAAACTGCCAGGGCTGATCACTTCCATGGAGACAACTGGTGCGAAGGCACTGGAAGAGTTTGCTGACAACATTAAG AATGATCCAGACAAGGAATATAACATGCCAAAAGATGGGACAGTTCACGAACTCACCAGCAAC gCCATCCTTTTCCTACAGCAATTGTTGGATTTCCAGGAGACAGCAGGTGCCATGCTGGCATCTCAAG TTCTTGGGGACACATACAATATTCCTTTAGATCCCAGAG agaccAGCTCTTCAGCTAGTAGTTACAGTTCGGAGTTCAGCAGGCGGCTGCTGAGTACCTACATCT GCAAAGTGCTGGGCAACTTGCAGCTTAACCTTCTTAGTAAATCCAAGGTTTATGAAGACCCAGCTTTGAGTGCCATTTTTCTGCACAACAACTACAACTACATTCTGAAATCTCTGGAGAA GTCTGAGCTGATCCAGTTGGTAGCTGTGACACAGAAGACAGCTGAGAGATCTTACAGGGAGCTCATTGAACAGCAGATCCAGACCTACCAGCGCAG CTGGTTAAAGGTGACAGATTACATCTCGGAGAGAAATCTGCCTGTCTTTCAACCAGGAGTGAAG CTCAAGGATAAGGAGAGGCAGATGATCAAGGAGCGCTTTAAG GGCTTTAATGatgggctggaggagctgtgcaAGATCCAGAAAGCCTGGGCAATCCCAGACGTGGAGCAGCGGGACAAAATTCGGCGGGCACAGAAAACCATTGTGAAAGAGTCCTATGGTGCCTTCCTGAGCAG gtATAGCAATGTGCCCTTCACCAAGAACCCTGAGAAGTACATCAAATACCAGGTCGACCAGGTGGGAGAGATGATTGAAAAGCTGTTTGACACATCAGCATAA
- the EXOC7 gene encoding exocyst complex component 7 isoform X7, translating to MALCVSAHAQRPLPLPRWRRGGDRPEAGCASGVPLWSAAPAPHGTMIPTEEMSARRREIEDKLKQEEETLSFIKESLEKSDQLTKNMVSILSSFESRLMKLENSIIPVHKQTENLQRLQENVEKTLSCLDHVISYYHVAKDTEKIIKEGPTGRLEEYLNCMDKIQKAVEYFQDNNPDSPELNRVKSLFERGKESLESEFRSLMTRHTKPVPPILILDLISGEDEMDTQEEMSLEHLPESVLHDVIRISGWLVENGRNQDFMTVYFQIRSVQLDRSIKGLKDHFRKNSSSTGVPYSPAIQNKRKDTPTKKPIKRPGHEHDLRVKHLSDTLSDKHGPVAGRDDVFDIEIDAYIHCVSAFVKLAQSEYQLLTEIVPEHHQKKTFDSLIQESLDNLIMEGDNIVSAARKAIIRHDYSAVLTIFPILKHLKQMKPEFDQVLQGTAAGTKNKLPGLITSMETTGAKALEEFADNIKNDPDKEYNMPKDGTVHELTSNAILFLQQLLDFQETAGAMLASQETSSSASSYSSEFSRRLLSTYICKVLGNLQLNLLSKSKVYEDPALSAIFLHNNYNYILKSLEKSELIQLVAVTQKTAERSYRELIEQQIQTYQRSWLKVTDYISERNLPVFQPGVKLKDKERQMIKERFKGFNDGLEELCKIQKAWAIPDVEQRDKIRRAQKTIVKESYGAFLSRYSNVPFTKNPEKYIKYQVDQVGEMIEKLFDTSA from the exons ATGGCACTTTGCGTTTCTGCGCATGCGCAACGTCCCTTGCCGCTCCCAAGATGGCGCCGTGGCGGTGACCGGCCGGAAGCGGGCTGTGCGAGCGGGGTTCCTCTGTGGAGCGCGGCCCCGGCGCCCCACGGCACGATGATCCCCACCGAGGAGATGTCGGCCCGCAGGAGGGAGATCGAGGACAAGCTGAAGCAG GAAGAAGAAACTCTGTCCTTTATCAAAGAGAGTCTTGAGAAGAGCGACCAGCTCACAAAGAACATG GTTTCTATCCTTTCCTCCTTTGAAAGTCGTTTGATGAAGCTGGAGAACTCGATCATCCCTGTCCATAAACAGACAGAGAATCTACAGCGCTTGCAGGAGAACGTGGAGAAAACCTTGTCCTGCTTGGATCACGTCATCAGTTACTACCATGTGGCTAAGGACACAGAGAAGATCATAAAGGAAGG cccCACTGGGAGGCTGGAGGAGTACTTGAATTGCATGGACAAAATCCAGAAAGCAGTGGAATACTTCCAGGACAACAATCCAGACAGCCCGGAGCTGAACCGTGTG AAATCCCTCTTTGAGAGGGGAAAAGAGTCCTTGGAATCAGAGTTCCGCAGCTTGATGACACGGCACACCAAACCTGTCCCACCCATCCTCATCCTGGACCTGATCAGTGGGGAAGATGAAATGGACACGCAGGAGGAGATGTcactggagcacctcccagAGAGCGTCCTGCACGACGTCATCCGCATTTCTGGCTGGCTGGTGGAAAATGGCAGGAATCAAG ATTTCATGACAGTGTACTTCCAAATCCGTTCAGTCCAGCTCGACCGCTCCATCAAGGGGCTGAAAGACCACTTCCGTAAGAACAGCTCTTCTACAGGGGTCCCCTATTCCCCTGCCATCCAGAACAAAAGGAAGGACACTCCCACCAAAAAGCCAATCAAGAGACCAG GTCATGAGCATGACTTACGAGTTAAACACCTTTCCGATACCCTGAGCGACAAGCATGGGCCGGTTGCTG GGAGGGATGATGTGTTCGACATCGAGATCGATGCGTATATTCACTGTGTGAGTGCCTTTGTCAAACTGGCCCAGAGTGAGTACCAGCTCCTGACAGAAATCGTCCCAGAGCACCACCAGAAGAAGACTTTTGATTCCCTCATCCAG GAATCATTAGATAACTTGATCATGGAGGGCGATAACATTGTCTCAGCAGCCCGGAAAGCCATCATCCGACACGACTATTCAGCTGTGCTCACCATCTTCCCCATCCTCAAGCACCTGAAGCAGATGAAGCCAGAATTTGACCAGGTCTTGCAG GGAACTGCAGCAGGCACAAAGAACAAACTGCCAGGGCTGATCACTTCCATGGAGACAACTGGTGCGAAGGCACTGGAAGAGTTTGCTGACAACATTAAG AATGATCCAGACAAGGAATATAACATGCCAAAAGATGGGACAGTTCACGAACTCACCAGCAAC gCCATCCTTTTCCTACAGCAATTGTTGGATTTCCAGGAGACAGCAGGTGCCATGCTGGCATCTCAAG agaccAGCTCTTCAGCTAGTAGTTACAGTTCGGAGTTCAGCAGGCGGCTGCTGAGTACCTACATCT GCAAAGTGCTGGGCAACTTGCAGCTTAACCTTCTTAGTAAATCCAAGGTTTATGAAGACCCAGCTTTGAGTGCCATTTTTCTGCACAACAACTACAACTACATTCTGAAATCTCTGGAGAA GTCTGAGCTGATCCAGTTGGTAGCTGTGACACAGAAGACAGCTGAGAGATCTTACAGGGAGCTCATTGAACAGCAGATCCAGACCTACCAGCGCAG CTGGTTAAAGGTGACAGATTACATCTCGGAGAGAAATCTGCCTGTCTTTCAACCAGGAGTGAAG CTCAAGGATAAGGAGAGGCAGATGATCAAGGAGCGCTTTAAG GGCTTTAATGatgggctggaggagctgtgcaAGATCCAGAAAGCCTGGGCAATCCCAGACGTGGAGCAGCGGGACAAAATTCGGCGGGCACAGAAAACCATTGTGAAAGAGTCCTATGGTGCCTTCCTGAGCAG gtATAGCAATGTGCCCTTCACCAAGAACCCTGAGAAGTACATCAAATACCAGGTCGACCAGGTGGGAGAGATGATTGAAAAGCTGTTTGACACATCAGCATAA
- the EXOC7 gene encoding exocyst complex component 7 isoform X8 — MALCVSAHAQRPLPLPRWRRGGDRPEAGCASGVPLWSAAPAPHGTMIPTEEMSARRREIEDKLKQEEETLSFIKESLEKSDQLTKNMVSILSSFESRLMKLENSIIPVHKQTENLQRLQENVEKTLSCLDHVISYYHVAKDTEKIIKEGPTGRLEEYLNCMDKIQKAVEYFQDNNPDSPELNRVKSLFERGKESLESEFRSLMTRHTKPVPPILILDLISGEDEMDTQEEMSLEHLPESVLHDVIRISGWLVENGRNQDFMTVYFQIRSVQLDRSIKGLKDHFRKNSSSTGVPYSPAIQNKRKDTPTKKPIKRPGRDDVFDIEIDAYIHCVSAFVKLAQSEYQLLTEIVPEHHQKKTFDSLIQESLDNLIMEGDNIVSAARKAIIRHDYSAVLTIFPILKHLKQMKPEFDQVLQGTAAGTKNKLPGLITSMETTGAKALEEFADNIKNDPDKEYNMPKDGTVHELTSNAILFLQQLLDFQETAGAMLASQVLGDTYNIPLDPRETSSSASSYSSEFSRRLLSTYICKVLGNLQLNLLSKSKVYEDPALSAIFLHNNYNYILKSLEKSELIQLVAVTQKTAERSYRELIEQQIQTYQRSWLKVTDYISERNLPVFQPGVKLKDKERQMIKERFKGFNDGLEELCKIQKAWAIPDVEQRDKIRRAQKTIVKESYGAFLSRYSNVPFTKNPEKYIKYQVDQVGEMIEKLFDTSA; from the exons ATGGCACTTTGCGTTTCTGCGCATGCGCAACGTCCCTTGCCGCTCCCAAGATGGCGCCGTGGCGGTGACCGGCCGGAAGCGGGCTGTGCGAGCGGGGTTCCTCTGTGGAGCGCGGCCCCGGCGCCCCACGGCACGATGATCCCCACCGAGGAGATGTCGGCCCGCAGGAGGGAGATCGAGGACAAGCTGAAGCAG GAAGAAGAAACTCTGTCCTTTATCAAAGAGAGTCTTGAGAAGAGCGACCAGCTCACAAAGAACATG GTTTCTATCCTTTCCTCCTTTGAAAGTCGTTTGATGAAGCTGGAGAACTCGATCATCCCTGTCCATAAACAGACAGAGAATCTACAGCGCTTGCAGGAGAACGTGGAGAAAACCTTGTCCTGCTTGGATCACGTCATCAGTTACTACCATGTGGCTAAGGACACAGAGAAGATCATAAAGGAAGG cccCACTGGGAGGCTGGAGGAGTACTTGAATTGCATGGACAAAATCCAGAAAGCAGTGGAATACTTCCAGGACAACAATCCAGACAGCCCGGAGCTGAACCGTGTG AAATCCCTCTTTGAGAGGGGAAAAGAGTCCTTGGAATCAGAGTTCCGCAGCTTGATGACACGGCACACCAAACCTGTCCCACCCATCCTCATCCTGGACCTGATCAGTGGGGAAGATGAAATGGACACGCAGGAGGAGATGTcactggagcacctcccagAGAGCGTCCTGCACGACGTCATCCGCATTTCTGGCTGGCTGGTGGAAAATGGCAGGAATCAAG ATTTCATGACAGTGTACTTCCAAATCCGTTCAGTCCAGCTCGACCGCTCCATCAAGGGGCTGAAAGACCACTTCCGTAAGAACAGCTCTTCTACAGGGGTCCCCTATTCCCCTGCCATCCAGAACAAAAGGAAGGACACTCCCACCAAAAAGCCAATCAAGAGACCAG GGAGGGATGATGTGTTCGACATCGAGATCGATGCGTATATTCACTGTGTGAGTGCCTTTGTCAAACTGGCCCAGAGTGAGTACCAGCTCCTGACAGAAATCGTCCCAGAGCACCACCAGAAGAAGACTTTTGATTCCCTCATCCAG GAATCATTAGATAACTTGATCATGGAGGGCGATAACATTGTCTCAGCAGCCCGGAAAGCCATCATCCGACACGACTATTCAGCTGTGCTCACCATCTTCCCCATCCTCAAGCACCTGAAGCAGATGAAGCCAGAATTTGACCAGGTCTTGCAG GGAACTGCAGCAGGCACAAAGAACAAACTGCCAGGGCTGATCACTTCCATGGAGACAACTGGTGCGAAGGCACTGGAAGAGTTTGCTGACAACATTAAG AATGATCCAGACAAGGAATATAACATGCCAAAAGATGGGACAGTTCACGAACTCACCAGCAAC gCCATCCTTTTCCTACAGCAATTGTTGGATTTCCAGGAGACAGCAGGTGCCATGCTGGCATCTCAAG TTCTTGGGGACACATACAATATTCCTTTAGATCCCAGAG agaccAGCTCTTCAGCTAGTAGTTACAGTTCGGAGTTCAGCAGGCGGCTGCTGAGTACCTACATCT GCAAAGTGCTGGGCAACTTGCAGCTTAACCTTCTTAGTAAATCCAAGGTTTATGAAGACCCAGCTTTGAGTGCCATTTTTCTGCACAACAACTACAACTACATTCTGAAATCTCTGGAGAA GTCTGAGCTGATCCAGTTGGTAGCTGTGACACAGAAGACAGCTGAGAGATCTTACAGGGAGCTCATTGAACAGCAGATCCAGACCTACCAGCGCAG CTGGTTAAAGGTGACAGATTACATCTCGGAGAGAAATCTGCCTGTCTTTCAACCAGGAGTGAAG CTCAAGGATAAGGAGAGGCAGATGATCAAGGAGCGCTTTAAG GGCTTTAATGatgggctggaggagctgtgcaAGATCCAGAAAGCCTGGGCAATCCCAGACGTGGAGCAGCGGGACAAAATTCGGCGGGCACAGAAAACCATTGTGAAAGAGTCCTATGGTGCCTTCCTGAGCAG gtATAGCAATGTGCCCTTCACCAAGAACCCTGAGAAGTACATCAAATACCAGGTCGACCAGGTGGGAGAGATGATTGAAAAGCTGTTTGACACATCAGCATAA
- the EXOC7 gene encoding exocyst complex component 7 isoform X6 yields MALCVSAHAQRPLPLPRWRRGGDRPEAGCASGVPLWSAAPAPHGTMIPTEEMSARRREIEDKLKQEEETLSFIKESLEKSDQLTKNMVSILSSFESRLMKLENSIIPVHKQTENLQRLQENVEKTLSCLDHVISYYHVAKDTEKIIKEGPTGRLEEYLNCMDKIQKAVEYFQDNNPDSPELNRVKSLFERGKESLESEFRSLMTRHTKPVPPILILDLISGEDEMDTQEEMSLEHLPESVLHDVIRISGWLVENGRNQDFMTVYFQIRSVQLDRSIKGLKDHFRKNSSSTGVPYSPAIQNKRKDTPTKKPIKRPGTIRKAQNLLKQYSQHGLDGKKGASNLIPMEGRDDVFDIEIDAYIHCVSAFVKLAQSEYQLLTEIVPEHHQKKTFDSLIQESLDNLIMEGDNIVSAARKAIIRHDYSAVLTIFPILKHLKQMKPEFDQVLQGTAAGTKNKLPGLITSMETTGAKALEEFADNIKNDPDKEYNMPKDGTVHELTSNAILFLQQLLDFQETAGAMLASQETSSSASSYSSEFSRRLLSTYICKVLGNLQLNLLSKSKVYEDPALSAIFLHNNYNYILKSLEKSELIQLVAVTQKTAERSYRELIEQQIQTYQRSWLKVTDYISERNLPVFQPGVKLKDKERQMIKERFKGFNDGLEELCKIQKAWAIPDVEQRDKIRRAQKTIVKESYGAFLSRYSNVPFTKNPEKYIKYQVDQVGEMIEKLFDTSA; encoded by the exons ATGGCACTTTGCGTTTCTGCGCATGCGCAACGTCCCTTGCCGCTCCCAAGATGGCGCCGTGGCGGTGACCGGCCGGAAGCGGGCTGTGCGAGCGGGGTTCCTCTGTGGAGCGCGGCCCCGGCGCCCCACGGCACGATGATCCCCACCGAGGAGATGTCGGCCCGCAGGAGGGAGATCGAGGACAAGCTGAAGCAG GAAGAAGAAACTCTGTCCTTTATCAAAGAGAGTCTTGAGAAGAGCGACCAGCTCACAAAGAACATG GTTTCTATCCTTTCCTCCTTTGAAAGTCGTTTGATGAAGCTGGAGAACTCGATCATCCCTGTCCATAAACAGACAGAGAATCTACAGCGCTTGCAGGAGAACGTGGAGAAAACCTTGTCCTGCTTGGATCACGTCATCAGTTACTACCATGTGGCTAAGGACACAGAGAAGATCATAAAGGAAGG cccCACTGGGAGGCTGGAGGAGTACTTGAATTGCATGGACAAAATCCAGAAAGCAGTGGAATACTTCCAGGACAACAATCCAGACAGCCCGGAGCTGAACCGTGTG AAATCCCTCTTTGAGAGGGGAAAAGAGTCCTTGGAATCAGAGTTCCGCAGCTTGATGACACGGCACACCAAACCTGTCCCACCCATCCTCATCCTGGACCTGATCAGTGGGGAAGATGAAATGGACACGCAGGAGGAGATGTcactggagcacctcccagAGAGCGTCCTGCACGACGTCATCCGCATTTCTGGCTGGCTGGTGGAAAATGGCAGGAATCAAG ATTTCATGACAGTGTACTTCCAAATCCGTTCAGTCCAGCTCGACCGCTCCATCAAGGGGCTGAAAGACCACTTCCGTAAGAACAGCTCTTCTACAGGGGTCCCCTATTCCCCTGCCATCCAGAACAAAAGGAAGGACACTCCCACCAAAAAGCCAATCAAGAGACCAG GCACGATCCGTAAGGCTCAGAACCTTCTGAAACAGTACTCTCAGCATGGTCTAGATGGGAAAAAGGGGGCCTCTAACCTCATTCCTATGGAAG GGAGGGATGATGTGTTCGACATCGAGATCGATGCGTATATTCACTGTGTGAGTGCCTTTGTCAAACTGGCCCAGAGTGAGTACCAGCTCCTGACAGAAATCGTCCCAGAGCACCACCAGAAGAAGACTTTTGATTCCCTCATCCAG GAATCATTAGATAACTTGATCATGGAGGGCGATAACATTGTCTCAGCAGCCCGGAAAGCCATCATCCGACACGACTATTCAGCTGTGCTCACCATCTTCCCCATCCTCAAGCACCTGAAGCAGATGAAGCCAGAATTTGACCAGGTCTTGCAG GGAACTGCAGCAGGCACAAAGAACAAACTGCCAGGGCTGATCACTTCCATGGAGACAACTGGTGCGAAGGCACTGGAAGAGTTTGCTGACAACATTAAG AATGATCCAGACAAGGAATATAACATGCCAAAAGATGGGACAGTTCACGAACTCACCAGCAAC gCCATCCTTTTCCTACAGCAATTGTTGGATTTCCAGGAGACAGCAGGTGCCATGCTGGCATCTCAAG agaccAGCTCTTCAGCTAGTAGTTACAGTTCGGAGTTCAGCAGGCGGCTGCTGAGTACCTACATCT GCAAAGTGCTGGGCAACTTGCAGCTTAACCTTCTTAGTAAATCCAAGGTTTATGAAGACCCAGCTTTGAGTGCCATTTTTCTGCACAACAACTACAACTACATTCTGAAATCTCTGGAGAA GTCTGAGCTGATCCAGTTGGTAGCTGTGACACAGAAGACAGCTGAGAGATCTTACAGGGAGCTCATTGAACAGCAGATCCAGACCTACCAGCGCAG CTGGTTAAAGGTGACAGATTACATCTCGGAGAGAAATCTGCCTGTCTTTCAACCAGGAGTGAAG CTCAAGGATAAGGAGAGGCAGATGATCAAGGAGCGCTTTAAG GGCTTTAATGatgggctggaggagctgtgcaAGATCCAGAAAGCCTGGGCAATCCCAGACGTGGAGCAGCGGGACAAAATTCGGCGGGCACAGAAAACCATTGTGAAAGAGTCCTATGGTGCCTTCCTGAGCAG gtATAGCAATGTGCCCTTCACCAAGAACCCTGAGAAGTACATCAAATACCAGGTCGACCAGGTGGGAGAGATGATTGAAAAGCTGTTTGACACATCAGCATAA